The Enterobacter kobei genome has a segment encoding these proteins:
- the pqqU gene encoding TonB-dependent receptor PqqU, with product MKIISARKASLPLLLVPVVFVPLSAIGAEEQTMIVSATPQTVSELDTPAAVSVVNGDDMRHATPRINLSESLGSVPGLQIQNRQNYAQDLQLSVRGFGARSTFGVRGIRMYVDGIPATMPDGQGQTSNIDLSSIDSVEVLRGPFSALYGNASGGVINMTTQTGQQPPTLEASSYYGSYGTWRYGMKATGAMGDGTHAGDVDYTVSTTRFTTKGFRDHSGARKNLANAKLGVRIDDASKLTLIFNSVDMKANDPGGLSYQEWQNNPRQSPRGDQYNTRKTIKQTQAGLRYDRQLSAQDDLSVMMYAGEREMTQYQSIPYQPQLRPSHSGGVIDMQRHYQGVDTRWTHRGELLVPVTFTTGLNYENMSEDRRGYENFVMNNGVPDYGVKGDKRRDERNLMWNVDPYLQTSWQLTQKLSVDAGVRYSSVWFDSNDHYVTPGNGDDSGDASYHKWLPAGSVKYAVTDAWNLYAAAGRGFETPTINELSYRADNQGGLNIGLKPSTNNTYEVGSKTRIGNGLLTAALFRTDTDDEIVVDASAGGRTSYKNAGKTRRQGVEVSLDQQFAENWKLKMAWTYLDATYRTNVCGDADCNGNRMPGIARNMGFASFGWQPEEGWYAGSDVRYMSDIMADDENTAKAPSYTVVGLNTGYKFNYGNWGMDVFGRVDNLFDKEYVGSVIVNESNGRYYEPAPGRNYGVGLSVSYRFE from the coding sequence ATGAAAATCATTTCTGCCCGTAAGGCATCTCTCCCGCTGCTGCTGGTCCCCGTTGTTTTTGTGCCGCTTAGTGCGATCGGCGCAGAGGAACAAACCATGATCGTCAGCGCCACGCCGCAAACCGTATCAGAGCTTGATACCCCGGCGGCGGTCAGCGTCGTGAATGGCGATGATATGCGTCATGCCACGCCACGCATTAACCTCTCTGAATCGCTTGGCAGCGTTCCCGGGCTGCAAATCCAGAACCGGCAGAACTATGCCCAGGATCTCCAGCTTTCAGTGCGTGGGTTTGGTGCCCGATCAACGTTTGGCGTGCGCGGCATTCGCATGTATGTCGACGGTATCCCTGCCACCATGCCGGACGGACAGGGCCAGACGTCTAACATCGACCTCTCCAGCATTGACAGCGTTGAAGTGCTGCGTGGCCCCTTCTCTGCCCTGTACGGTAACGCCTCTGGCGGCGTGATTAACATGACTACCCAGACCGGGCAGCAGCCACCGACCCTTGAGGCGAGCAGCTATTACGGCAGTTACGGTACATGGCGCTATGGAATGAAAGCCACCGGCGCCATGGGGGACGGAACGCATGCGGGAGACGTGGATTACACGGTTTCGACTACCCGCTTCACCACCAAAGGCTTCCGCGACCACAGCGGCGCGCGGAAGAATCTGGCTAACGCCAAACTGGGTGTACGCATTGACGACGCCAGCAAGCTGACGCTGATTTTCAACAGCGTGGACATGAAAGCCAACGATCCGGGCGGACTGAGCTATCAGGAGTGGCAAAACAACCCACGTCAGTCTCCGCGCGGCGATCAGTACAACACGCGCAAGACCATCAAGCAGACCCAGGCCGGTCTGCGCTATGACCGCCAGCTTAGCGCTCAGGACGATCTGAGCGTGATGATGTATGCCGGTGAGCGTGAAATGACGCAGTATCAGTCGATTCCTTATCAGCCGCAGCTGCGACCTTCTCACTCCGGCGGCGTGATTGATATGCAGCGCCACTATCAGGGCGTTGATACCCGCTGGACGCACCGTGGTGAGCTGCTGGTGCCGGTCACCTTCACCACCGGTCTGAACTATGAAAACATGAGTGAAGATCGTCGCGGGTACGAAAACTTCGTGATGAACAACGGCGTGCCGGATTACGGCGTTAAAGGCGATAAGCGTCGTGATGAACGCAATCTGATGTGGAACGTCGATCCTTATCTGCAAACCAGCTGGCAGTTAACGCAGAAACTTTCCGTCGACGCGGGCGTGCGTTACAGCTCGGTCTGGTTCGATTCCAACGACCACTACGTTACGCCGGGGAACGGCGATGACAGCGGTGACGCGAGCTATCACAAATGGCTCCCGGCAGGCTCGGTGAAATATGCGGTGACGGACGCGTGGAACCTCTATGCGGCCGCAGGACGTGGATTCGAAACGCCGACCATCAACGAACTTTCTTATCGCGCCGATAATCAGGGCGGCCTGAACATCGGCCTGAAACCTTCCACGAACAACACCTATGAAGTGGGCAGCAAAACCCGCATCGGTAATGGTCTGCTGACGGCAGCGCTGTTCCGCACAGACACAGATGATGAGATCGTGGTAGATGCCAGCGCTGGCGGTCGTACAAGCTATAAAAATGCCGGGAAAACTCGCCGTCAGGGGGTAGAAGTCTCTCTCGATCAGCAGTTTGCTGAGAACTGGAAACTGAAAATGGCGTGGACGTACCTGGACGCCACCTACCGCACCAACGTCTGCGGCGATGCCGACTGTAATGGCAACCGTATGCCGGGCATTGCCCGCAATATGGGCTTCGCGTCGTTTGGCTGGCAGCCAGAAGAAGGCTGGTACGCGGGTTCTGACGTGCGCTATATGAGCGACATCATGGCTGATGACGAAAACACGGCGAAAGCGCCGTCGTACACGGTGGTTGGGCTCAATACCGGGTATAAATTTAACTATGGCAACTGGGGGATGGACGTCTTTGGCCGCGTAGATAACCTGTTCGACAAAGAGTATGTCGGCTCCGTTATTGTTAACGAATCGAACGGGCGTTATTACGAGCCCGCACCTGGCCGTAACTACGGTGTTGGTCTGTCGGTCTCTTATCGCTTCGAGTGA
- a CDS encoding GntR family transcriptional regulator, which translates to MLDLDHLEKAQRISLTMQVELSLKGALITGSLKPGARLITKEIADKLGTSITPVREALLRLVSAGALHATPAQAFLVPEVTLDRYNEINAIRKQLEPMAVAAACQNMSEQKLETLRKLSDVFHEAMRNGNVQQALHANRVFRFTLYQYAEMPTLNALIEQLWVRIGPCINYLHRELDDIKVSTYHYDELLSALERRDVDASQKAIDKLIDEANTLLQRQYFN; encoded by the coding sequence ATGCTTGATTTGGATCACTTAGAAAAAGCCCAAAGGATCAGTCTTACCATGCAAGTTGAACTCAGTTTGAAAGGAGCATTAATTACAGGCTCCCTCAAACCTGGCGCACGGCTGATTACGAAAGAGATTGCCGATAAATTGGGAACCAGTATTACGCCGGTCCGCGAAGCGCTGCTGCGTCTGGTGTCGGCAGGGGCGTTACACGCTACGCCCGCGCAGGCCTTTCTGGTGCCAGAGGTCACGCTGGATCGTTATAACGAAATTAACGCCATTCGCAAACAGCTTGAGCCCATGGCAGTCGCCGCGGCCTGCCAGAATATGTCTGAGCAAAAGCTGGAGACGTTGCGCAAATTGTCGGACGTATTTCATGAGGCCATGCGCAACGGGAACGTCCAGCAGGCGCTGCATGCGAATCGCGTTTTCCGGTTTACGCTTTATCAGTATGCCGAAATGCCGACGCTGAATGCGTTGATTGAACAGCTATGGGTGCGCATCGGCCCGTGTATTAACTATCTTCACCGTGAGCTTGATGACATCAAAGTGTCGACTTATCACTACGACGAGCTGCTTTCAGCCCTTGAGAGAAGAGATGTTGATGCCAGCCAGAAGGCGATTGATAAGTTGATTGATGAAGCGAATACGCTTTTACAGCGACAATATTTTAACTAA
- a CDS encoding NADP-dependent oxidoreductase: MNHAVSQNRRWVLASRPQGAPVAENFRLETQPVPTPVEGQLLLRTVWLSLDPYMRGRMSDAPSYSPPVEVGAVMVGGTVSRVEQSNHPDFKPGEWVLGYSGWQEYELSDGSGLVKLGDNPSHPSWSLGILGMPGFTAYMGLLDIGQPKAGETLVVAAATGPVGATVGQIGKIKGCRVVGVAGGAEKCRHAVDVLGFDQCLDHHAVDFADQLKHACPKGIDVYYENVGGKVFDAVLPLLNTSARVPVCGLVSGYNATGLPEGPDRLPLLMGTILKKRIRMQGFIIAQDYGHHIKAFQDEMGRWVQEGKIHYREQVTDGLENAPEALIGLLEGRNFGKVVIRVAGDNK; this comes from the coding sequence ATGAATCACGCTGTTTCGCAAAATCGCCGCTGGGTGCTGGCTTCTCGTCCACAGGGCGCGCCGGTCGCGGAAAATTTTCGTCTGGAAACACAACCTGTTCCCACGCCCGTTGAGGGGCAGCTGTTGCTTCGTACCGTCTGGCTGTCGCTGGATCCGTATATGCGGGGTCGCATGAGCGATGCGCCATCCTATTCCCCTCCGGTAGAGGTGGGTGCCGTAATGGTTGGGGGAACGGTCAGCCGCGTTGAGCAGTCAAACCATCCCGATTTCAAACCCGGTGAATGGGTGCTGGGCTACAGCGGCTGGCAGGAATATGAACTTTCGGACGGCAGCGGCCTGGTCAAGCTGGGAGACAATCCGTCTCATCCTTCCTGGTCGCTGGGTATTCTGGGTATGCCTGGTTTTACCGCCTATATGGGGTTACTGGATATTGGACAACCGAAAGCGGGTGAAACGCTGGTGGTCGCTGCGGCGACAGGTCCGGTTGGCGCCACCGTTGGGCAGATTGGCAAAATCAAAGGTTGCCGGGTAGTGGGCGTTGCCGGTGGGGCAGAAAAGTGCCGTCATGCCGTTGATGTTCTTGGGTTTGATCAGTGTCTCGATCACCACGCGGTGGATTTTGCTGACCAGCTGAAGCACGCCTGCCCGAAAGGGATTGATGTCTATTATGAAAACGTCGGGGGGAAAGTCTTTGACGCCGTACTGCCGCTACTGAATACCTCTGCGCGCGTGCCGGTTTGCGGCCTGGTGAGTGGCTACAATGCGACGGGCTTGCCTGAAGGACCGGATCGCTTGCCGCTGCTGATGGGCACCATTCTGAAGAAACGTATTCGGATGCAGGGGTTCATTATCGCTCAGGACTATGGCCACCACATTAAGGCGTTCCAGGACGAGATGGGGCGCTGGGTGCAGGAAGGTAAAATTCACTATCGTGAACAGGTCACGGATGGGCTGGAGAACGCGCCCGAGGCGCTGATTGGCCTGCTGGAAGGTCGAAATTTCGGCAAAGTCGTGATTCGCGTCGCGGGTGACAATAAATAA
- a CDS encoding helix-turn-helix domain-containing protein, whose protein sequence is MNTITDTMNQRISARIRLERESRGWSLSELADRAGVSRAMIHKIERGDSSPTATLLARLSGAFGISMSTLIARAEMQEGKLLRLANQPVWRDPQTHYLRRHVSPRTDLPIDLVQVELPAGSDVPMPASSYALARQLIWLQSGELVFQEGDTRHEMQAGDCLELGPPNDCRFINETNESCVYLVVRLNQSGS, encoded by the coding sequence ATGAACACAATAACAGACACAATGAATCAACGAATTAGTGCAAGAATTCGTCTTGAACGCGAGTCCCGCGGATGGTCCCTGAGCGAGCTGGCTGACCGGGCAGGGGTCTCGCGCGCGATGATCCACAAAATTGAGCGCGGAGACAGCAGCCCGACAGCGACTCTTCTTGCCCGCCTGTCCGGCGCGTTTGGCATCAGCATGTCCACGCTGATTGCACGCGCGGAGATGCAGGAAGGTAAACTCCTGCGCCTTGCCAACCAGCCTGTCTGGCGCGACCCGCAAACGCACTATCTCCGCCGTCATGTTTCTCCCCGTACCGATCTGCCCATCGACCTTGTTCAGGTAGAACTGCCTGCCGGGAGCGATGTGCCGATGCCCGCATCGTCTTACGCGCTGGCTCGTCAGCTCATCTGGCTGCAGTCCGGCGAGCTGGTGTTTCAGGAAGGCGACACACGCCACGAGATGCAGGCCGGTGACTGTCTTGAACTTGGGCCGCCAAATGACTGCCGTTTCATCAACGAAACGAATGAAAGCTGTGTCTATCTGGTTGTACGGCTTAACCAGTCGGGCTCGTAA
- a CDS encoding GNAT family N-acetyltransferase produces MIVRHACKEDCAAIGEIYNHAVLHTAAIWNDKTVDTNNRIAWFEARTLAGYPVLVSEENGVITGYASFGDWRAFDGFRHTVEHSVYVHPDHQGKGIGRTLMKALINEARTLGKHVMVAGIEAQNQASIHLHETLGFVTTGQMPQVGTKFGRWLDLIFMQLQLDERSDPDAIP; encoded by the coding sequence ATGATCGTTCGTCATGCCTGCAAAGAAGACTGCGCTGCGATAGGAGAGATCTATAACCACGCGGTGCTGCACACTGCCGCGATCTGGAACGATAAAACCGTCGATACCAATAACCGTATCGCGTGGTTTGAGGCTCGTACACTTGCAGGCTATCCGGTTCTGGTGAGCGAGGAAAATGGTGTGATTACCGGATACGCCTCTTTCGGTGACTGGCGAGCCTTTGATGGTTTCCGCCATACGGTAGAACATTCGGTCTATGTCCATCCGGATCATCAGGGCAAGGGGATTGGCCGCACGTTGATGAAAGCGCTGATTAACGAGGCCCGCACCCTCGGTAAACATGTGATGGTGGCCGGTATTGAAGCGCAAAATCAGGCCTCCATTCACCTTCATGAAACCCTCGGTTTCGTGACTACCGGACAAATGCCGCAGGTGGGAACCAAGTTTGGCCGGTGGCTGGACTTAATCTTTATGCAGCTGCAGCTTGACGAGCGCAGCGACCCGGACGCTATTCCATGA
- a CDS encoding DMT family transporter, which translates to MNQSLTLAFLVAAGIGLVVQNTLMVRITQSSSTILIAMLLNSLVGIVLFVSILLLKQGVAGFSELAATVRWWTLIPGLLGSFFVFASISGYQNVGAATTIAVLVASQLIGGLVMDVLRSHGVPLRALAGPVCGAVMLVVGAWLVARRQF; encoded by the coding sequence ATGAATCAATCACTGACGCTGGCATTTCTGGTGGCGGCGGGGATCGGTCTGGTGGTACAGAATACCTTGATGGTGCGCATCACCCAATCCTCCTCCACCATTCTGATCGCGATGCTGCTCAACTCGCTGGTCGGCATCGTGCTGTTTGTCAGCATTCTGCTGCTGAAACAGGGCGTCGCCGGGTTTAGCGAGCTGGCCGCAACGGTGCGCTGGTGGACGCTTATTCCGGGACTGCTGGGTTCGTTTTTCGTCTTTGCCAGTATCAGCGGATATCAGAACGTTGGCGCAGCGACCACCATCGCCGTACTGGTGGCCAGCCAGCTGATCGGTGGGCTGGTGATGGACGTTCTGAGAAGCCATGGCGTTCCACTCCGCGCCCTGGCAGGCCCGGTGTGCGGTGCGGTGATGCTGGTTGTCGGGGCCTGGCTGGTCGCACGACGCCAGTTTTGA
- a CDS encoding YdcY family protein has translation MSHLNDVIARVDAAIDESVIAHMNELLIELSDDAELSREERYTQQQRLRTAISHHGKQHKEEMDARQEQLTKGGTIL, from the coding sequence ATGTCACATTTAAACGACGTGATCGCCCGCGTGGATGCCGCCATCGACGAGAGCGTGATTGCCCATATGAACGAACTGCTGATTGAACTGAGCGATGATGCCGAGCTCAGCCGGGAAGAACGCTATACCCAGCAGCAACGTCTGCGTACCGCGATTTCGCATCACGGTAAGCAGCATAAAGAAGAAATGGACGCGCGGCAGGAACAGCTGACCAAAGGCGGCACGATTCTGTAG
- a CDS encoding ABC transporter substrate-binding protein, translating to MSTGKTLLALALSALLPAGAAWAANNDTLIYCSEASPESFNPQIASSGPSFVASSQVLYNRLINFDPVKNTPVPSLAESWTISPDGKTYTFTLRKGVKFNSNKYFKPTRDFNADDVIFSVMRQKDPKHPYHNVSQGNYEYFNDVGLDKLIQDVKKVDDYHVQFTLSEPNAAFLADWGMDFASILSAEYADAMLKKGTPENVDTWPIGTGPYVLQQYKVDSLIRYVANPNYWDGEVPTKHLIFSITPNVETRLAKLQTNECQIIPAPSPVQFEVIKKNKDLTLHSVDALNVGYLAFNTEKKPFDNVLVRQALNYATDKKAIVNAVFMGSGTVAKSPIPPNMMGFNNELKDYSYDPEKAKALLKQAGLEKGADVTLWSMPVQRPYNPNSRRIAEMIQSDWAKVGVKAKIVSYEWGEYLSGMRKGEHDSALFGWMSDNGDPDNFADVLLGCNSIKTGSNAARWCDKDYDSLVQKAKLTSNPAERAKLYGQAQEIFYQQAPWIALANGKTFYATRSNVTGYSVSLMGSDFSKAKLN from the coding sequence ATGTCTACAGGGAAAACACTGCTCGCCCTTGCGCTGAGCGCGCTTTTACCAGCCGGTGCCGCGTGGGCGGCAAACAACGACACCTTAATTTACTGTTCTGAAGCGTCACCCGAGTCGTTCAACCCGCAAATCGCCAGTTCCGGCCCCTCTTTTGTCGCCAGTTCTCAGGTACTGTACAACCGCCTGATCAATTTCGACCCGGTGAAAAACACGCCGGTTCCGTCGCTGGCGGAATCCTGGACGATTTCACCGGACGGTAAGACCTATACCTTTACCCTGCGCAAAGGGGTGAAGTTCAACAGCAACAAATACTTCAAGCCGACCCGCGACTTTAACGCCGATGACGTTATTTTCTCGGTTATGCGTCAGAAAGACCCTAAGCATCCGTACCACAACGTGTCCCAGGGTAACTATGAATACTTTAACGACGTGGGTCTTGATAAGCTGATTCAGGACGTCAAAAAAGTCGACGATTACCACGTTCAGTTCACCCTGAGTGAACCCAACGCCGCGTTCCTGGCCGACTGGGGGATGGATTTTGCCTCGATTCTCTCCGCAGAATACGCCGATGCGATGCTGAAAAAAGGTACGCCTGAAAACGTGGACACCTGGCCGATCGGTACCGGTCCTTATGTGCTGCAGCAGTACAAAGTGGATTCACTGATCCGCTACGTCGCTAATCCGAACTACTGGGATGGCGAGGTGCCGACCAAACATCTGATCTTCTCCATCACGCCAAATGTGGAGACGCGTCTGGCGAAACTGCAGACCAACGAATGCCAGATTATACCCGCGCCGTCTCCGGTGCAGTTTGAGGTGATTAAGAAGAACAAAGACCTGACGCTGCACTCGGTTGATGCGCTGAACGTCGGCTATCTGGCGTTTAACACCGAGAAAAAACCGTTTGATAACGTGCTGGTGCGCCAGGCGCTGAACTACGCGACCGACAAAAAGGCTATCGTTAACGCGGTCTTTATGGGGTCGGGGACGGTGGCAAAATCGCCGATCCCACCCAATATGATGGGCTTTAATAACGAGCTGAAGGATTACAGCTACGATCCGGAAAAAGCGAAAGCGCTGCTGAAGCAGGCCGGGCTGGAGAAGGGCGCAGACGTTACGCTATGGTCAATGCCGGTTCAGCGTCCGTATAATCCAAACTCGCGTCGCATTGCGGAGATGATCCAGAGCGACTGGGCGAAGGTGGGCGTAAAGGCAAAAATCGTCTCTTACGAGTGGGGCGAATATCTCTCCGGAATGCGTAAAGGCGAACATGATTCCGCACTGTTTGGCTGGATGTCCGATAACGGTGACCCGGACAATTTTGCCGATGTGCTGCTGGGCTGCAACAGCATTAAAACCGGGTCAAATGCCGCACGCTGGTGCGATAAAGATTATGATTCCCTGGTACAAAAAGCGAAGCTGACCAGCAATCCGGCTGAGCGTGCGAAGCTCTATGGCCAGGCGCAGGAGATTTTCTACCAGCAGGCGCCGTGGATCGCACTGGCAAACGGCAAAACGTTCTATGCGACCCGCAGCAACGTGACCGGGTACAGCGTGAGCCTGATGGGCAGTGATTTTTCAAAAGCGAAGCTGAACTAA
- a CDS encoding SrfA family protein, whose amino-acid sequence MAKTLLRSGNLDDFQAVGGGGQAVFESALQIREALRLRKQQAIVDCLAIPQVNDSGDRVDWYSPVEGNVTSWKAADEDDRYRALRYLENTLASVESLSKKCLQSPKTAQQLFGSLLSKAFQFPGENFVFLVDGKPILCFWGFVNLNENARDDVLDCLRESLIPEPAPVVIEDPEPEPERVPEPAITFEKADEPLIAPVAAIRITPEDLYAPESAPVVAQPAPEPAPVVITKKRRVPLWTLPVAAVIVAAIAAPLMWPKPAPSAETAPAPVPEPVAIAPKPIKAVEPLAMNLPLHQAEVVVSKEKEPEPAPVVIVAIPKDAMVMEAGQVKAGSTRFLNGTWRAILDVKDPVTGKPPSMRYQIQNNKGFVRIVHGDNIVCRAEIFSGLHSNGELMIKSRGTARCTDGSRYPMPEVACKAGTSDIAECRARYDANTVVPLTFKKAGA is encoded by the coding sequence GTGGCTAAAACTCTTTTACGCAGCGGTAACCTGGATGATTTTCAGGCCGTGGGCGGCGGCGGACAAGCCGTTTTTGAATCAGCGTTACAAATTCGGGAAGCGCTCCGGTTGCGCAAACAACAGGCTATCGTTGACTGTCTGGCGATTCCGCAGGTCAACGACAGCGGCGACCGCGTGGACTGGTACTCCCCGGTGGAGGGAAACGTCACCAGCTGGAAAGCGGCTGATGAGGACGACCGCTATCGCGCCCTGCGCTATCTGGAAAACACCCTTGCGAGCGTAGAGTCGTTAAGCAAGAAATGCCTTCAGTCGCCGAAAACAGCGCAACAGCTCTTCGGCTCGCTGCTGTCGAAAGCATTTCAGTTCCCTGGGGAAAATTTCGTTTTTCTCGTCGACGGAAAACCGATCCTGTGCTTCTGGGGTTTTGTAAACCTGAATGAAAATGCGCGTGACGATGTCCTCGACTGCCTGCGTGAATCGCTGATCCCTGAGCCCGCCCCTGTTGTGATTGAAGATCCTGAGCCCGAGCCCGAGCGGGTGCCCGAACCGGCCATCACCTTTGAAAAAGCTGACGAGCCGCTGATTGCCCCGGTCGCCGCGATACGGATTACGCCGGAAGACCTGTATGCGCCCGAGTCCGCACCGGTTGTTGCGCAACCTGCGCCTGAACCCGCACCTGTCGTCATCACGAAGAAGCGTCGCGTTCCCCTTTGGACGCTGCCTGTCGCGGCGGTGATCGTTGCCGCTATTGCCGCCCCGCTGATGTGGCCAAAACCGGCCCCTTCTGCAGAGACCGCGCCTGCGCCGGTCCCTGAGCCCGTGGCTATCGCCCCAAAACCGATCAAAGCCGTTGAGCCACTGGCGATGAATTTACCCCTGCACCAGGCTGAGGTGGTGGTGAGCAAAGAAAAAGAGCCTGAACCCGCTCCCGTGGTGATTGTCGCGATCCCGAAAGATGCCATGGTAATGGAGGCCGGTCAGGTGAAAGCCGGATCGACACGCTTCCTGAACGGTACCTGGCGCGCGATTCTCGACGTGAAAGACCCGGTCACCGGCAAGCCACCGTCAATGCGCTATCAAATCCAGAACAATAAAGGTTTCGTCCGCATAGTCCATGGCGACAATATTGTCTGCCGCGCGGAGATCTTCTCCGGGCTACACAGCAATGGTGAGCTGATGATCAAGAGTCGCGGCACGGCCCGCTGCACCGACGGTTCCCGCTACCCGATGCCGGAAGTCGCCTGTAAAGCCGGCACCAGCGATATCGCAGAATGTCGCGCCCGTTATGATGCCAACACCGTCGTCCCCCTGACGTTCAAGAAAGCAGGTGCCTGA